From one Bacillota bacterium genomic stretch:
- a CDS encoding sugar phosphate isomerase/epimerase, protein MKLGVFTVLLGNRSLDEALQYLKSLGVQAVEIGCGGFPGKAHADPDELLSDAAKFQAFVDLFKKHEMMISALSCHGNPVHPKQEIADRFHRDFEKTVLLAEKLGINIINTFSGCPGGSPQDQTPNWVTCPWPSDFLDILDYQWNDVLIPYWEKTVKFARDHGVDKIAFEMHPGFAVYNPETLLKLREAVGEEIGANFDPSHLIWQGIDPTAAIRKLGKAIFHFHAKDTKIDPHNTAVNGVLDTKHYGDEINRSWLFRTVGYGNSAQYWKDIVSNLRMVGYDYVLSIEHEDSLMSVNEGLTKAVEFLKDVLMFEDTGQMWWA, encoded by the coding sequence ATGAAACTGGGTGTATTTACTGTGCTTTTGGGTAACCGCAGTTTGGATGAAGCGCTTCAGTACTTAAAAAGCCTCGGTGTGCAGGCGGTTGAGATTGGCTGCGGCGGCTTTCCGGGTAAAGCCCACGCTGATCCCGATGAGCTGCTGAGCGATGCAGCCAAATTCCAGGCATTTGTGGATCTCTTCAAAAAGCATGAGATGATGATCAGCGCGTTAAGCTGCCACGGTAATCCGGTTCATCCCAAGCAGGAGATTGCCGACAGATTTCACCGGGATTTCGAAAAAACGGTCCTCCTCGCTGAAAAGCTGGGGATTAATATCATCAACACTTTCTCAGGCTGCCCGGGAGGTTCGCCTCAGGATCAAACTCCGAACTGGGTTACCTGCCCCTGGCCCTCGGATTTTCTGGATATTTTGGACTATCAGTGGAATGATGTCTTAATTCCCTACTGGGAAAAGACAGTGAAATTTGCCCGGGACCACGGTGTTGATAAAATTGCTTTCGAAATGCATCCCGGCTTTGCCGTCTACAATCCCGAAACGCTGCTGAAGCTTCGGGAAGCAGTTGGCGAAGAAATCGGTGCTAACTTTGATCCGAGCCACCTGATCTGGCAGGGAATCGATCCCACTGCTGCCATCAGAAAGCTTGGTAAAGCGATTTTCCACTTCCATGCCAAGGATACCAAGATTGATCCCCACAACACTGCGGTTAACGGCGTGCTTGATACCAAGCACTACGGCGATGAAATCAACCGCTCTTGGCTGTTTAGAACTGTGGGCTACGGCAACAGCGCCCAGTATTGGAAAGACATTGTCAGTAATTTGCGGATGGTGGGCTACGACTATGTTTTAAGCATTGAGCACGAAGACAGCTTAATGAGCGTAAATGAAGGTCTTACTAAAGCAGTAGAGTTTCTCAAGGATGTATTGATGTTTGAAGATACCGG